A section of the Spirosoma pollinicola genome encodes:
- a CDS encoding L-threonylcarbamoyladenylate synthase produces MAQIGTDIGSAKAFLEAGNVVGIPTETVYGLAGNALDTDAVLTIFRVKNRPSFDPLIVHTDSFDKLNRYVSHIPELARKLAETFWPGPFTLLLPKRDLIPDIVTAGLPMVAVRIPNHPLTLDLLRSLDFPLAAPSANPFGYISPTTAQHVVDQLGDQVPYILDGGRAGVGIESTIIGFENNIATVFRLGGMALEQIEQVIGPVAVRTHSTSNPKAPGMLSSHYAPRKPLILLPPGTSPDPGERVGALAFREPFGGIPAPNQRVLSPTGDLNEAAKNLFAHLRALDNLAIDVIYAEPLPNEGLGWAMNDRLRRASVQE; encoded by the coding sequence ATGGCACAGATAGGTACAGATATTGGAAGTGCAAAAGCATTTCTTGAAGCGGGCAATGTAGTGGGTATCCCAACCGAAACCGTTTATGGATTGGCCGGTAATGCCCTTGATACAGACGCAGTTCTGACAATTTTTCGGGTAAAAAATCGCCCGTCGTTCGATCCCCTCATCGTTCATACAGACTCGTTCGATAAGTTGAACCGGTACGTTTCGCATATTCCTGAACTGGCTCGCAAACTGGCAGAAACCTTCTGGCCGGGACCGTTCACGCTCCTCCTACCCAAGCGCGACCTGATTCCAGACATTGTAACGGCTGGCCTGCCCATGGTTGCTGTTCGCATCCCGAACCACCCACTCACTCTCGACTTACTTCGCTCCCTCGATTTCCCTCTGGCAGCTCCCAGTGCCAATCCATTTGGCTACATCAGCCCAACAACAGCGCAGCACGTTGTCGATCAACTGGGCGATCAGGTGCCGTATATACTGGATGGTGGTCGGGCGGGCGTGGGAATTGAATCGACTATTATTGGCTTTGAGAACAACATAGCTACTGTATTTCGGTTAGGCGGTATGGCGTTGGAACAGATTGAGCAGGTTATTGGCCCAGTTGCGGTGCGAACGCATTCCACCTCAAACCCTAAAGCGCCAGGTATGTTGAGCAGCCATTATGCACCCCGGAAACCCTTGATTCTCCTGCCCCCCGGCACGAGTCCTGATCCGGGCGAACGGGTTGGTGCGCTGGCATTTCGGGAACCCTTTGGCGGGATACCCGCTCCAAATCAACGGGTTCTCTCTCCCACCGGCGACCTGAACGAAGCCGCCAAAAATCTCTTTGCGCACCTGCGCGCATTGGATAACCTGGCTATTGATGTTATTTATGCCGAACCCCTGCCAAACGAAGGACTTGGCTGGGCCATGAACGACCGGCTCAGGCGAGCCAGCGTGCAGGAATAA
- a CDS encoding DUF6169 family protein, with translation MAQIFASFFEQHERIVVYACDTSDKRGRVRQRKFTSWFKLYEGGIFFQFSDIIID, from the coding sequence ATAGCCCAAATTTTTGCCAGTTTCTTTGAGCAGCATGAGCGAATTGTCGTGTACGCTTGTGATACGTCTGATAAACGTGGCCGAGTCAGACAACGGAAATTTACGAGTTGGTTCAAGCTTTATGAAGGCGGCATTTTTTTTCAATTCAGCGACATTATAATCGATTAA
- a CDS encoding phosphotransferase family protein: MMTPDLPRAVRSGEELDLTALNEFLQTNASDVGQVLDVRQFAGGFSNLTYLLKTADREFVLRRPPFGANIKGGHDMGREFRVLSLLRGQYDKTPEPVVYCETSDPLGAPFYIMTRVNGVILRASMAPALNLTPERMRQLSEALIDNLVAIHGLNIMATGLIQLGKPEGYVQRQVEGWIKRYRAAETDKIPSMDKAGIWLQENYLIEQAPAFLHNDYKFDNVVLASDETTNEPLPVIKGVLDWEMSTVGDPLMDLGATLAYWSEAGDSPAYRNFNLTWLPGNLTRQEVVSRYTEKSGRDLSNILFYYVFGLYKNAVIAQQIYDRWKQGHSQDARFGHLLPMIIELAGKADSAIESGEL; the protein is encoded by the coding sequence GCTGGATGTGCGGCAGTTTGCAGGTGGATTTTCAAATCTGACCTATCTGCTCAAAACTGCCGACCGGGAGTTTGTACTCCGTCGCCCCCCGTTTGGGGCCAACATCAAAGGCGGTCACGACATGGGGCGGGAGTTCAGGGTATTGTCACTCCTAAGAGGGCAGTATGATAAGACTCCCGAACCGGTTGTTTACTGCGAAACCTCCGATCCGCTGGGCGCACCGTTTTACATTATGACGCGGGTGAATGGCGTTATTCTGCGGGCGTCGATGGCTCCTGCGCTGAATCTCACTCCCGAACGGATGCGGCAGTTATCCGAAGCATTGATAGACAATCTGGTGGCTATTCATGGCCTGAACATTATGGCAACCGGTCTTATCCAGTTAGGTAAACCGGAAGGCTATGTGCAGCGGCAGGTGGAGGGCTGGATAAAACGCTATCGTGCCGCCGAAACCGATAAAATACCGTCCATGGACAAGGCCGGGATTTGGCTACAGGAAAACTACCTCATCGAACAGGCACCTGCTTTTTTGCACAACGATTACAAATTCGACAATGTTGTGCTGGCTTCCGACGAAACGACAAATGAACCACTGCCAGTTATAAAAGGTGTTTTGGATTGGGAAATGTCGACGGTTGGTGACCCGCTCATGGATTTAGGGGCTACATTGGCTTATTGGTCCGAAGCGGGTGATAGTCCGGCCTATAGAAATTTCAACCTGACCTGGCTTCCGGGAAATTTGACCCGGCAGGAAGTCGTAAGCCGATACACCGAAAAAAGCGGTCGTGACCTGAGCAATATCCTGTTCTATTATGTATTCGGGCTTTACAAAAACGCTGTAATTGCCCAGCAAATTTATGATCGCTGGAAACAGGGACATAGTCAGGATGCGCGATTTGGGCACTTATTGCCAATGATTATCGAGCTTGCTGGGAAAGCCGATTCGGCAATAGAAAGTGGGGAGTTGTGA